Part of the Spea bombifrons isolate aSpeBom1 chromosome 3, aSpeBom1.2.pri, whole genome shotgun sequence genome, CTTGGCAAATGCTGCAGGAGGGTTTGCTCagctgtgtgcatgtgtggaaagtgttcccatttattttattggcatTGCTTTCCTATGCTACAGCTTCTACCTCGGGTAAGTTCAAAGTATTTAATTATCCATTCTTCTTTATTggggtgtcagagacagtaaaatGTCTTTATGCCTGTATGGTGGATATTTGTGAATTACTAACAGTAAAATCTTAAATATACGATTTATGAAGTTAATCTTTAACTAATGCCCTAtgagggtttattcactgatATGGAGTTTACAGGAGAATTTCAGTTCTTGGTATTCATGATGATGAGCCACCCCAGTCAACTTTTTCCACAAGAAGAGCTTGGTCGGGTCTAGATAATGCTTAattaaataacttatttttaaagaaagtcaCCTCAATGATGCATTTTAAGTTTCCATGGTCTTGCAAGAGAACAAACTCTGAAAAAGTAACACTTGCCCTCAAGGCTTTAGTGAAGGATAATGAATCCTTTCGTTCCTCTATTCTTAATTGAAAAATTCCAATAATTTAATCTTCAATCATCAAATCCCATCCGAGTATGAGGCATACTGCACCCTATTTCAACGGTGAAATCATTgcagttatataatataaaatagtaaccaagggagaaaagaggggcaatgtcctggtaaaatactgtttattaAAGTGATTactgaaaaacatatataaaatgccTACTCACATATAAGCAGCTATCTAAAGCATTAGAATAAGATGCGGGTTGCAGGCTCCTTTGAAATGCCAATATACAAGTGCCAGCAAAATACTTTTTGATGACATGTGAGCTTTGTCACATTGATTATGTAATTCTATTCTTACTTGAGTTAAGTCTAACACAGTGTTGAACTGGTTAATGTCTCAGACATTGCCCTATGGACTTATTAATATAGAAAAAGCCTAGTGTCAGCTAATCTGTGACTTTTAAACTCTTTATTATAATCACTGTGATTATGATAAAGGATTTCTGCCACAAAGTATATAAACTTAGATAAAGAGGTCTCTCTTTATGCAGTCTGTTCTCCCTatcatttcatatttttgctCCCAACCCATCACATCACATCATGCCGGCTGATTACAATGGAACCTGGGTCATGGAGGAGAATGAAAATTTTGAAGGCTACATGAAAGCATTAGGTACTACAtaatacaatgcatttttttgcaaaattctATTGGGCTGTATATTAGACCAATATGAAATACtgtagtgttaaaaaaaaaaaaaaaatcttactgtGGACAGACTACTGACCAATAATTCTTAATTCTATAGAGGCTAGGGGAATAAACGAAGAAGAGTGCCTATTTATAACCTCAGTGTAACACTGTAAATTTTAGACCTAAAGCTAGTGTATTTGTGCCCAGTTTacaaaatcagtttttttagTGTTATTGTATCAACCATTTAAAGATGGCAGTTATAAATAATTTAGTACCCCATTTGTTTCAAAATTACCATAGAGGGCAGTTATACAAGAATTCTCTTTAAGTGGGAAAATATCATGAAAAAGTCATGAATTAACTTTGGAATTTTACCAATCAGCACTTGTCAACATGATGTATAACAAATGTGTATTTGGCCGAATGTTTGTACTGCAAATATCTACTTtactgcatatgatagctaagaCGTCCCTTCAGatttttgtggtgttttgtGGTGTCCTCCATTGAttgattctgcagaatatgccttaaggtattttaatatgcattctttttattGGGTCTGCCAGGGACAATGGGCTATCCATTTAATGATAGACACATaattaatttggacagggaatAAAGATTGCTGGTTTGTGAATAAAGGGAGCTTCATCAACATAAAAAAGGACCTCTTCATTTTACTgtttcccagaaaaaaatggatGCTCACAAAGAGTACAGAGAGTTactaactaccaacatgtcttCCATTTGTCTccacaatttttctttttttcagacattGATTTTGCTACACGGAAAATAGCTAATCACCTGACCCAGACCAAGGAACTTATCCAAGATGGGGACAGCTTCAAAACCAAGACTTTGAGCACATTCAGGAATTATGAGGTCAACTTCACTGTGGGAGTAGAATTTGAGGAGAAGACAAAGGGACTGGATGATCGTTTAGTGCAGGTAAATTCAGTACAATATTTATAGTCAAAGGGACAAGGTTAGAATgctaatataatatgtaatataccgtatttgctcgattataagacgaccccgattataagacgaccccccaaaatctgaatattaatttaggaaaaaaagaaaaagcctgattataagatgaccccataggaaaaaagttttactagtaaataaataaaataaataataattcacgtaaactgtttgtttttaatttccttttatttaccaacctgccctccagttatgcacatctgcccccaggcatgccttataccctcctatatgccactctgtcccatgatatgccttttaaccccctatatgccactctggcatatagggggttaaaaggcatatcatgggacagagtgaaTATAGGGCAGTGATGGCGAACGTGTGGCACGCGTGCCGCTGTTGGCACGCCGAGCCGTCTCTGTGGGCACGCCGTGACTACAGTCATACACTGTAGTCACGGCGTCAGCTCCCgcggactacatctcccacagtTCTCTGGGGAGAACCCtccagctgtttctgctgagcgccgggcgactggatatgacgtttatatccagccccggcgctcagcataaacagctgtgcgcagccgcactgcacagactgcGAGCGGCAAAACACAAGGAAAGTTAGAACGGaagaagcagaaaggaggaagcagaaaggaggaaggggaagcagaaaggaggaagaaaaggtaagatttgtggggaaccaaggtgggtgggtggttgattattggggggtctgatgtggagaacgaaggtgggttaggggggtctgatgtggagaacgaaggtggctgggtgggagggggtctgatgtggagaacaaaggttgtggggggtctgatgtgaagaacaaaggttgtgggggggtctgatgtggagaacaaaggtgggttgggggggtctgatgtggagaatgaaggtgggtgggtggggggggtctgatggtagatttgtgtgtgcatatacatatggtaAGGCAtatgtatgggcacttgggcaggcatatgtgtgtgtgtatagggcagctgtgtatatgtgtgtgtatgtgcatacgtctatgggcattgtatatgtgtacgtgtgtatgggcagtgtatatgtgtacgtgtgtatgggcagtgtatatgtgtacgtgtgtatgggcagtgtatatgtgtacgtctgtatgggcagtgtatatgtgtacgtgtgtatgggcagtgtatatgtgtacgtgtgtatgggcagtgtatatgtgtacgtgtgtatgggcagtgtatatgtgtacgtgtgtatgggcagtgtatatgtgtacgtgtgtatgggcagtgtatatgtgtacgtgtgtatgggcagtgtatatgtgtacgtctgtatgggcagtgtatatgtgtacgtgtgtatgggcagtgtatatgtgtacgtgtgtatgggcagtgtatatgtgtacgtgtgtatgggcagtgtatatgtgtacgtgtgtatgggcagtgtatatgtgtacgtctgtatgggcagtgtatatgtgtacgtctgtatgggcagtgtatatgtgtgtatataaggagtgtatttgtcttatagtgtatacgtctgtgtaagtatgtgcaagggcagtgtatatttatgaggaggcgtgtgtgtgtgtgtgtgagaagattatgtatgtttgggcaggtgtgtataagggtagtgcatatgtgtgagtactggcaagtgtgtatctgcaggcaactgcagtgtatatgtgtgtttttgtgggcaggcatgcgtaagagcagtgcatatgtgtgtataagcagGCATGTCATACataaagggaagagaatgattccctgtaacacatgtttaacccattatgtgtgtgtacgtaagtgtgtgcatgcgtgtgtatgttattcaagtgtttaagtgtgtggacaCACAACAGCAAAAATCACATTAATTGTGCCTACAAAAGgcgtctttaaaaaaatacatgcacgtgtacagttgtattttttttgtttttttcaataaaaaaaatgtttaatggaaagctctgttattgtgtttttctttttaaacaaaagctgTTAATTAGTACGAACtgttttttctaaactaaaaccTCATTATTCAGGTT contains:
- the LOC128483150 gene encoding retinol-binding protein 2-like is translated as MPADYNGTWVMEENENFEGYMKALDIDFATRKIANHLTQTKELIQDGDSFKTKTLSTFRNYEVNFTVGVEFEEKTKGLDDRLVQTLVTWDGDKLVCVQKGEKKNRGWKHWIEGDKLYLELTCEDQVCLQVFKKKN